A genomic stretch from Lathyrus oleraceus cultivar Zhongwan6 chromosome 2, CAAS_Psat_ZW6_1.0, whole genome shotgun sequence includes:
- the LOC127123924 gene encoding serine/arginine-rich splicing factor RS2Z33-like, translating into MLEKEVEDWWRNTVQRFDENDIEVTWELFHDAFLEKHFPEYVRGKKEIEFFELKQGNGTVDEYAAKFEELIKFCPHYNTVNAERSKCLKFVNGLRPDIKKAMGYQQITIFSELVNKSRIYDEDTCESAAHYKSLHDKKGKRQFREKPYDGKKKASDSKKPSGGGSHTLVKCFRCGVKGHRAHEWPKGGVTCFKCGKQGHKSFDCRVGSNVTCYNCGEQGNISTKCNKLKKKQFKGKVLYCPVLILLLRRD; encoded by the coding sequence ATGCTTGAGAAAGAAGTTGAGGATTGGTGGCGCAACACTGTTCAGAGATTTGATGAGAATGACATTGAAGTGACTTGGGAACTTTTCCATGATGCTTTTCTAGAGAAGCATTTTCCAGAATATGTTCGTGgaaagaaggaaattgaattctTTGAGTTGAAGCAAGGTAATGGTACCGTAGACGAGTATGCTGCAAAGTTTGAGGAGTTGATCAAATTTTGTCCCCATTATAATACTGTTAATGCTGAGAGATCCAAGTGTCTTAAGTTTGTGAATGGCCTGAGACCTGATATCAAGAAGGCAATGGGTTACCAACAGATTACGATATTTTCtgagttggttaacaagagtaGGATCTATGATGAGGATACTTGTGAGAGTGCTGCTCATTACAAGTCCTTGCATGATAAGAAAGGAAAAAGGCAATTCCGAGAGAAGCCATATGATGGTAAGAAGAAAGCTAGTGATAGCAAGAAGCCGAGTGGGGGAGGATCTCACACTCTTGTCAAGTGCTTCAGATGTGGTGTTAAGGGACATCGTGCTCATGAGTGGCCTAAGGGTGGTGTGACTTGTTTTAAGTGTGGCAAGCAAGGTCACAAATCTTTTGATTGCAGAGTTGGTTCGAATGTGACTTGCTACAACTGTGGTGAGCAAGGGAACATTAGTACCAAGTGCAacaagctgaagaagaagcaatTCAAAGGGAAAGTGTTGTATTGTCCGGTGCTGATACTTCTGCTGAGGAGAGATTGA